The Colias croceus chromosome 11, ilColCroc2.1 genome has a segment encoding these proteins:
- the LOC123695644 gene encoding WD repeat-containing protein 13-like, whose protein sequence is MAAAFQQQIFALDARFNAYRAPGNPNFKTLYIRRRSQLLRENAKFKDIETIKKYINIRSQLLQRRYGVQDNISISSSSSRQRSSSKASLAVEESITINSKKNKNDLTISENYAFSGVHHIFDQHTDQVSIVKFANNDRSKLCCASHDGTVSICDVTASPPRVAFILEGHTKAVTGCDWSASNDLLVTCGLDGELVLWDVTRRARLRSVRDQLRAALLCCAFQPVNNNMVIAGNARGMVEVLNVSTGIYPRGGSSILGGQVTAIACESSGRMFWAANDKGVIVSYRMSGTGGSLSKLRRCVVGGAVSSLSWSPWLARHPALLVSAADDSLYLFRIADREGNLSLKKRYDISHRTHGVRSTFCPIMSFRRGVCVVSGSEDACVYFLDIEGHVEHPVVNKLQGHASPVLGVSFSYDESLLASSDASGLVIIWRRS, encoded by the exons atggCAGCAGCTTTTCAGCagcaaatatttgccctggaTGCTCGATTTAATGCCTATAGAGCTCCCGGAAATCCAAACTTCa AAACTTTGTACATTCGACGACGCAGTCAGTTATTGAGAGAAAATGCAAAATTTAAG gaTATTGAgacaataaagaaatatataaacattaggAGCCAGTTGCTGCAGCGAAGATATGGAGTTCAGGACAATATATCAATTAGTTCATCATCATCTCGACAGAGATCGAGTAGCAAA GCAAGCCTTGCAGTTGAAGAGAGCATTACAATAAATTCCAAGAAGAACAAGAATGATTTGACAATATCAGAAAACTATGCATTCTCTGGTGTCCATCATATATTTGATCAG CATACAGATCAAGTCAGTATTGTGAAGTTTGCGAACAATGATCGCTCCAAGTTGTGCTGTGCATCTCACGATGGAACAGTGTCTATATGTGACGTGACCGCGTCGCCTCCGCGCGTCGCGTTTATACTCGAGGGACATACTAAAGCAGTTACTG GTTGCGACTGGTCGGCGTCCAACGACCTGCTGGTGACGTGCGGGCTGGACGGCGAGCTGGTGCTGTGGGATGTAACGCGGCGCGCGCGGCTCCGCTCGGTGCGCGACCAGCTGCGCGCAGCTCTACTTTGCTGCGCGTTCCAGCCGGTCAACAATAATATGGTTATT GCGGGCAATGCGAGGGGCATGGTGGAAGTACTCAATGTATCTACTGGAATATATCCTCGAG GAGGCAGCAGTATTCTAGGAGGGCAAGTGACAGCTATTGCGTGCGAATCCAGTGGGAGGATGTTTTGGGCAGCTAATGACAAG GGTGTGATAGTAAGCTACCGCATGTCAGGCACGGGCGGGTCGCTCAGCAAGCTGCGGCGCTGCGTGGTCGGCGGCGCTGTGTCGAGCCTCAGCTGGTCGCCGTGGCTAGCGAGACACCCGGCGTTACTTGTTAGCGCGGCTGATGATTCCTTGTACTTGTTTAG GATAGCCGACCGTGAAGGCAATTTATCTCTAAAGAAGCGCTACGACATATCTCACCGCACTCATGGTGTTCGATCCACCTTCTGTCCGATCATGTCGTTCCGACGCGGAGTTTGCGTTGTCTCCGGTTCTGAAGACGCTTGTGTGTACTTTCTGGATATAGAGGGGCATGTGGAGCACCCTGTTGTTAATAAGCTGCAAG